The proteins below come from a single Mytilus edulis chromosome 5, xbMytEdul2.2, whole genome shotgun sequence genomic window:
- the LOC139525201 gene encoding uncharacterized protein, producing MSTAVREECEWLEQTESEESVSDQTALKLDIVICESGIPGADGRSPDQDLVQAQPVTEKTDVQPLTEQRQTKLITGKTEAQPVIEKTEAQPITGKTEAQPVIEKTEAQPVIEKTEAIPVTEKTEAQPVTEQTETQPVTEKTEIKLVNEKTEAQMVNKKTEAQAVTKKTEALLVIEKTEAQPVFEKTEAQLVIEKTEAQPVTTKTEAQPVIEKTEARSSTEKTQTHPVTEKTEAQPIIEQTEAQAVIEKTEAQSVTEQTETQPVTEKTEIKQVGEKTERQPVFEKTEAQAITEKTEAQLVIEKTKTQTVTQKTKAQLVTEKTQTQLVIEKTEAQSVTEKTQTQPVTEKTEAQVVTEKIEAHSVTEKTEAQLVIEKTEAESVTEKTQTQPVTEKTEAQVVTEKTEAQSITEKTEAQPVIDIEKTEAQLVTEYTKAHSVTEKTEAQLVIEKTEVQPVSAKKTEAQPVTEKKQTRPVTEKTEAQVVTDKTEAHLVTEYTKAHSVTEKTEAQLVTEKTEVQPVSAEKTEEQPVTEKGQTQPVPEKEQIQSVTEKTQTQSVTKKTQSRAVTEKTRTQDVSTADTESSTTTDILKLDTTAPSSLMSPLIVQNLQWSIYDLTWPNIKLKPSVSPLYTENVTTEVECAVLCVRNSMCTSFTYNKQLLYCCLYQSFNVDDVDAVAGFNTFIEINM from the exons ATGTCGACAGCTGTGAGAGAAGAGTGTGAGTGGTTAGAGCAGACTGAGTCAGAGGAGAGTGTGAGTGATCAGA cgGCATTAAAGTTGGATATTGTAATATGCGAATCTGGCATTCCAGGAGCTGACGGTCGTTCACCTGATCAAGACCTCGTTCAAGCGCAACCAGTCACTGAGAAAACAGACGTACAACCGCTCACTGAGCAAAGACAAACAAAGTTAATCACTGGGAAAACAGAAGCACAGCCGGTCATTGAGAAAACAGAAGCACAGCCGATCACTGGTAAAACAGAAGCACAGCCGGTCATTGAGAAAACAGAAGCACAACCAGTTATTGAGAAAACAGAAGCAATACCAGTCACTGAGAAAACAGAAGCACAACCGGTCACTGAGCAAACAGAAACACAACCGGTCACTgagaaaacagaaataaaactAGTCAATGAGAAAACAGAAGCACAAATGGTCAATAAGAAAACAGAAGCACAAGCGGTTACTAAGAAAACAGAAGCATTACTGGTTATAGAGAAAACAGAAGCACAACCGGTCTTTGAGAAAACAGAAGCACAACTGGTCATTGAGAAAACAGAAGCACAACCAGTCACTACGAAAACAGAAGCACAGCCGGTCATTGAGAAAACAGAAGCACGATCGTCCACTGAGAAAACACAAACACATCCGGTCACTGAGAAAACAGAAGCACAACCGATAATTGAGCAAACAGAAGCACAAGCAGTAATTGAGAAAACAGAAGCACAATCGGTCACTGAGCAAACAGAAACACAACCGGTCACTgagaaaacagaaataaaacaagTCGGTGAGAAAACAGAAAGACAACCGGTCTTTGAGAAGACAGAAGCACAAGCGATCACTGAGAAAACAGAAGCACAACTGGTCATtgagaaaacaaaaacacaaacggTCACTCAGAAAACAAAAGCACAACTGGTCACTGAGAAAACACAAACACAACTGGTCATTGAGAAAACTGAAGCACAATCAGTCACCGAGAAAACACAAACACAACCAGTCACTGAGAAAACAGAAGCCCAAGTAGTCACTGAGAAAATAGAAGCACACTCAGTCACTGAGAAAACAGAAGCACAACTAGTCATTGAGAAAACTGAAGCAGAATCGGTCACTGAGAAAACACAAACACAACCAGTCACTGAGAAAACAGAAGCCCAAGTAGTCACTGAGAAAACAGAAGCACAATCGATCACTGAGAAAACAGAAGCACAACCGGTCATTGACATTGAGAAAACAGAAGCACAATTGGTCACTGAGTATACAAAAGCACACTCAGTCACTGAGAAAACAGAAGCACAACTAGTCATTGAGAAAACAGAAGTACAACCAGTCTCAGCTAAGAAAACAGAAGCACAACCGGTCACTGAGAAAAAACAAACACGACCAGTCACTGAGAAAACAGAAGCCCAAGTAGTCACTGATAAAACAGAAGCACACTTGGTCACTGAGTATACAAAAGCACATTCAGTCACTGAGAAAACAGAAGCACAACTGGTCACTGAGAAAACAGAAGTACAACCAGTCTCAGCTGAGAAAACAGAAGAACAACCGGTCACTGAGAAAGGACAAACACAACCGGTCCCTGAGAAAGAGCAAATACAATCGGTCACTGAGAAAACACAAACACAATCGGTCACAAAGAAAACACAATCACGAGCGGTCACCGAGAAAACACGAACACAAGACGTATCGACGGCAGATACAGAAAGTTCAACTACAACAGACATCCTTAAGTTAGATACAACTGCTCCATCCAGTTTGATGTCGCCACTAATCGTTCAAAACTTACAGTGGTCGATTTATGACTTGACTTGGCCTAACATTAAACTAAAGCCTAGTGTGTCCCCGCTCTATACAGAAAATGTTACAACTGAGGTTGAGTGTGCTGTGTTGTGTGTCAGAAATTCAATGTGCACATCATTTACATACAATAAACAGTTattgtactgttgtttgtatCAATCTTTTAATGTTGATGATGTTGATGCAGTTGCTGGGTTTAATACCTTTATCGAAATAAATATGTGA